One segment of Peromyscus leucopus breed LL Stock chromosome 5, UCI_PerLeu_2.1, whole genome shotgun sequence DNA contains the following:
- the LOC114700714 gene encoding putative vomeronasal receptor-like protein 4 — protein sequence MKRSNVTQAIVFLSLAGPGIVGNIIVFLRYLYMFALGTEKKPINLILTHLAFSNMIIICTTGVTDIATLFYFRNFLGDIGCKAMVYLARMARGLSICTTCLLSVVQALTISPRTTIWTKLKPQTSWQVLPFLLLFWIGNVLITSNLLYYIKAGGGLNMSTPGTYIGHCYMLPSRNIIKWLFLSLMTLRDVTFQSLMGWSSGSMALHLYKHHKQVLYLHSSRLENNSPPEIRATWSVLILMSCFLFFYWVDFILSFYTGFTVTHDSILLNIKTFLELGYASVSPYVLISRDVHIPNVMHAH from the coding sequence ATGAAACGGAGCAACGTCACCCAGGCAATagtcttcctttctcttgctgGGCCTGGAATTGTAGGAAATATCATAGTATTCCTAAGATATTTGTACATGTTTGCCTTGGGGACTGAGAAAAAGCCTATAAACCTCATTCTCACCCACTTGGCATTTTCTAATATGATCATTATTTGCACCACAGGGGTCACAGATATAGCCACACTGTTTTATTTCAGAAACTTCCTCGGCGATATTGGCTGTAAAGCTATGGTTTATCTGGCAAGGATGGCCCGGGGCCTCTCCATCTGCACCACCTGTCTCCTCAGCGTGGTCCAGGCTCTCACCATCAGTCCCAGGACCACCATTTGGACAAAACTAAAACCACAGACCTCATGGCaagttcttccctttctcctcctcttttggATCGGTAATGTTCTCATAACCTCCAACTTGCTCTACTACATCAAAGCAGGTGGTGGCTTGAACATGTCTACACCCGGAACATACATTGGCCATTGCTATATGCTGCCATCCAGAAATATAATCAAGtggcttttcctctctctcatgaCTCTTCGTGATGTCACCTTTCAGAGTCTCATGGGCTGGAGCAGTGGGTCGATGGCTCTCCATCTTTATAAACATCACAAGCAAGTCCTGTACCTTCACAGCTCCAGGCTTGAAAACAATTCCCCTCCAGAAATCAGAGCTACATGGAGTGTTCTCATTCTAATGagctgcttccttttcttctattgGGTAgatttcattctctccttctacacaGGTTTCACAGTGACACACGATTCTATTTTActgaatattaaaacatttttagaactTGGTTATGCTAGTGTCAGCCCCTATGTTCTGATCAGCCGAGATGTCCACATTCCTAATGTCATGCATGCTCACTGA